TTTGCATAACATGTGCACAATAGGTAAGTCCTAATCCTAAATTATTTCTAAACTTTTTGGTGGTATAAAAGGGCTTGTAAATATAATTTAATTCGCTTTTACTTATCCCTTTGCCATTATCAGATATAGAAACGGTAATGGATTTTTTGTCCTTGAAGACATTAATACGGATTTTCCCTTTTTTATTAGTTTCAATAGATTCAACGGCATTTTTAATTATATTATAAATTACTTCTTTAGTGTGTATATCATCACAATAAATGAAAATATCATCTTCACAATTTGAATTTATGTCTACTTCAATGGAACTGCTAATTTCATTATTTACAATGAAAATAACCCCATCCAGCATTTCTTTTAAATTTTTATTTTTCATAACCAGCTTAAAATCTTCTGTTTTTTCCTTTATTCTATTTATAATTTCCAGCATACTTTGAGAAGTTTCTTCAATAATCCCGATTTCTTCAGGCACATTTTTATTTAATTTTTCATAATCACTTTTTAAATTGTGAAGACAGGTGGAAATAATTAAAACATTGTTTTTAAGTGCGTGATTAAGAATCATTGTCCCGGATGACATTACTTTTAATGAATAGTCCCTTTGAATTTTTTCAAGTTTAAGCCTTACATCCAATACTCCTGAACTTAATAAAAAATAAACAAAAAATGGCAACATAATAACAAAGAAAATCATATTAAACCTGAAATTTTCTACATACCCCACAAGCCTGGACAAATAAACAGAAAACATTTGAAAAAGCACCGGACTTGTAAAAAGCAAAACAACTGAATACCGCTTTCTTTCACCTGGACTTTTTTGTCTAATCATTCTTTTTACAATAATGAAGAACCCAATTAAAATATATGGTATGGCATATAAATTAATAATAATATAATTGTATTTCGGTTTTGGAAACAAATTCCCGTTGTTTATTGTATTTATCAGTGCAAAAACCGGGGGCAGAATAAATAAGTATTTTAGAATGCTTTTTATTTTGTTTTCCTTTATTACATATGTAAAGCTAAATCTTAAAAAAGCATACGGCAAAAACAAAATGTTAAGTAAAGTACAGCATACATATATCCAACCTGACACGGTCAGAACATTTTCATGTATATTTATGTGATTTTGAAAGTAAGGAATAAAGTTTTCAATAAGTGCTCTTCCAAAGGCTCCCGAACCACCTATAAAAGCAGTTATGGAAGCCCATCTCATTTCTTCATTTTTAGGGTCTTTCAATATTAAAAATATTGAAAGCGTCCATAAAGATATAAATATTATAGTCATAATCACCCATCCCTTACAAATGCCAGGCTGTTTATTTTGTTCATCCACTTTTTTGTTCTTTTATTTACAATTATAGCATATTTAGAGTACATAAGAATTTTTTTATCATGTTTTGAATCTGCAATTGAAATAATTTCATCTTTATTGAACATTTTTATATAATTTTCTTTAAAATTTTTTAAATGAGTTAAATCTACAAAGGCTCTGCCACCGGATTCAAATACCTCTAAGCATTTATATTTGACATTAAAATATTTTCCATATTCTTTTATCACCGGTTCTATAGAGGTGGATAACAAAATAACTTTTATTCCATTATCTTTTAAATAAAATATCAAATCATGAACATCCTGTATAAACCTGTTTTTAAGTATTTCATTAAAAAGCTCCCTTCCCCCCTTATTTAAATCATTAAGGGTGTATTTATTATAATTTTTATAAAAGGCTTTTTGAAATAATTCTCTATTAAAGAAATCCAGTAAAAGATATATTGGAATTTTTGTAAGGCAAAAAAATACAGCCCAGGGCTTGTATAAAGATTTTAGTCTCTTTTTTTGTAAAAATAAAAACAAATCCAATACATTTGACTTTGTTATTGTGTTGTCCACATCAACAATTGCATATTTTATTCCCTCTTTTGCAATCTTATCTACTATTTTACTATACTTATACATAGCATCCTCCAAAAAAATTGTATCTTTTTTGTGAATTCATTGCTATAAATGGTTTCTTATATTATGATATACAAATAAAAACCATTGCGCAATACGCCTTTTTATTGCACAATGGTTTTTAATCATTTATAAATTTATTTCCGTCTCTTTACCCATACCATTTTTAAACAAGTTATTATAAAACTAAGA
The genomic region above belongs to Acetivibrio saccincola and contains:
- a CDS encoding HAD family hydrolase, which produces MYKYSKIVDKIAKEGIKYAIVDVDNTITKSNVLDLFLFLQKKRLKSLYKPWAVFFCLTKIPIYLLLDFFNRELFQKAFYKNYNKYTLNDLNKGGRELFNEILKNRFIQDVHDLIFYLKDNGIKVILLSTSIEPVIKEYGKYFNVKYKCLEVFESGGRAFVDLTHLKNFKENYIKMFNKDEIISIADSKHDKKILMYSKYAIIVNKRTKKWMNKINSLAFVRDG
- a CDS encoding sensor histidine kinase, yielding MTIIFISLWTLSIFLILKDPKNEEMRWASITAFIGGSGAFGRALIENFIPYFQNHINIHENVLTVSGWIYVCCTLLNILFLPYAFLRFSFTYVIKENKIKSILKYLFILPPVFALINTINNGNLFPKPKYNYIIINLYAIPYILIGFFIIVKRMIRQKSPGERKRYSVVLLFTSPVLFQMFSVYLSRLVGYVENFRFNMIFFVIMLPFFVYFLLSSGVLDVRLKLEKIQRDYSLKVMSSGTMILNHALKNNVLIISTCLHNLKSDYEKLNKNVPEEIGIIEETSQSMLEIINRIKEKTEDFKLVMKNKNLKEMLDGVIFIVNNEISSSIEVDINSNCEDDIFIYCDDIHTKEVIYNIIKNAVESIETNKKGKIRINVFKDKKSITVSISDNGKGISKSELNYIYKPFYTTKKFRNNLGLGLTYCAHVMQKHGGNIFIKSKENLGTTVFLTFPAKRE